In one Butyrivibrio proteoclasticus B316 genomic region, the following are encoded:
- a CDS encoding chemotaxis protein, with the protein MESKILLESGNNELEVLEFKIDDHCYGINVAKIKEIIVYQEVTPVPNAHPSIEGIFMPRDTMITAIDLRNCLQRGASKAGGLFIITNFNKLDIAFHVDSVVGIHRVSWADIIKPNATISKAEESISTGIIKFENQLIIILDFEKIVSDINPNTGLNMDALGDIGSRPRNEVPIVLAEDSQLLNKLIVDSLNKAGYNNVRHFENGKLAYDYIKACKDRNELDKIKCIITDIEMPIMDGHRLTKLVKSDDATKDIPLIIFSSLVNEEMRRKGESLGADRQLSKPEIGNLVSVIDELVNAGG; encoded by the coding sequence ATGGAATCAAAGATCTTGCTTGAAAGTGGTAACAATGAGTTAGAAGTTCTTGAATTTAAAATCGATGATCATTGCTATGGAATCAACGTAGCAAAAATCAAAGAGATTATCGTGTATCAGGAGGTTACTCCTGTACCTAATGCACATCCTAGTATAGAAGGTATCTTTATGCCGCGTGATACTATGATCACTGCTATCGACCTTAGAAACTGCTTGCAACGTGGTGCTTCTAAAGCAGGTGGCCTTTTTATTATCACTAATTTCAACAAGCTTGATATTGCCTTCCATGTTGATTCCGTAGTTGGAATTCATAGAGTTTCATGGGCAGATATTATTAAACCTAACGCTACAATTTCAAAAGCTGAAGAAAGTATTTCAACCGGTATCATTAAGTTTGAGAACCAGCTTATCATTATTCTCGATTTTGAGAAGATTGTATCTGACATTAATCCTAATACAGGACTTAATATGGATGCGCTTGGTGACATTGGTTCCAGACCTAGAAATGAAGTGCCTATTGTTCTTGCAGAAGATTCGCAGCTTCTGAATAAGCTTATAGTAGATTCACTTAATAAAGCAGGATATAATAATGTGAGACACTTTGAGAATGGTAAGCTTGCATACGACTATATCAAGGCTTGTAAGGACAGAAATGAGCTTGATAAGATCAAATGCATCATTACAGATATTGAGATGCCTATCATGGATGGTCATAGACTTACAAAGCTTGTAAAGAGCGATGATGCCACAAAGGATATTCCGCTTATTATTTTCTCTTCACTTGTAAACGAGGAGATGAGAAGAAAGGGCGAATCTTTGGGTGCAGACAGGCAGCTTTCCAAACCTGAAATTGGTAACCTTGTTTCTGTAATTGATGAACTCGTTAATGCAGGCGGCTGA